The nucleotide window CGAGTGTAATGTCGCTGAAGGCCTCGAACGCCTCGCTGGACAGCTTGCCGAGCGCCTCAATCGTCTTCGGGGCAACAGCGACTCGCAGAGCCTTGAGCATGTCGATGGCTCGGCGAgaggcggtgatggagcAGCTGCGAACCACCTCGCGGAGCAGGAAGAGCACATTGTACACGCTTGTGCGGTTCTCGTTGATCGAGGCGGCCACCTCGTCAGGCGTCTCACGCCCCGTCATGGCCATCCCGGCGCCGCGTGCGAGCGATATCATCACCTTTGCAAACATCGGCACAGACATGTGCGAGTCAATAGCCAGGGTGGACATGAAATACGCGGCGTGAGGCATGTGGCAGTTAATGAGTGCCACCGTCTCCAGCGCACCGTCCGTCTCGTTGTCGAAGCAGCTCTGCAGGACAGCGCAGAGGCACATGTAGAAGGGATTCATGGTCCCCATGCCAGGCGTACACTGCGACAGCAGCTCGTGCAACAGGTGTTTGCGAGTCGCAGGTATCTCCAAGAAGCCGGCCATGTCGCTGTGGCACAAACTTGGGTACAGGAAGCGCTCCACGTAGTCGCGCCGCACTGGGGAGCGGAAGCGCAAGAAGAGCTCGCTGCAGTGGATGGAGAGGGCACGGCCGAATGTCGGTCCGTGAGCCGGGTCCATCACCGCACGCTTCAGCCGCTCGTAGCAGGCAAGGAGAAAGTCTACATTCATCTTCACCGGCTTCGTCTTGAGGACATACTGGAGTGCAGTGACCTGCTCGTCCATGCGCACCTCGCCCACTGTCTGAACGAGGAGCGCCAGTGCGCGGTTGGCCACCAGCGGCGAGGCACACTCACAGTATGTCTCGAGTCGGTCCTGGAACTGGTACAGAATGCTGAGGGGCACCACAGCGAGGGAGATGAGCGCAGTGGTCATGGTCGCAAAGGCGCGgtactgctgcggcgacaaAAGTACCACGCTGTGGGCTGCACCGCGGCAGGTCGGCGACGGCAGACCAAATACATGATCGCGAAGTACCTGCTGCACAAACGGGTGGTGCAGCTGATCATCCTCGGTTAGCTGCGCCAAGATGCTTGTGAGAAGCTGCACGTAGAGCTCCACATCCGCAACGCTGATCCGGGCCATTTGCATGTGAAACAAGAACGTGGCGTAGCTCAGGGCCACGCAAAAGGGCCGGCCCTCGATGAATGGCTCTGTTTTGGTGTAGTAGGAAGCCAGGGTATGGAGTGTGCTGGGTGAGTCAGCGTGTGTCTTGAGGTGGCGTTGCACCTGCGCCACGCAGTTGTCGAAGAGCACACGATCGTCGGCTATGTCGCTGTGGACTCCAGATCCGGACTGCCCGGCACCCTCCGCTTGCACGGATGCATCGCCTGTCGCACTGCTACTTGCCTGACGACGTTGCTGCTGAAGCCGGCGCCCCGTgcccgtgctgctgcgcgaggaggccgctCGCTCGCGACGGTGCGTGTTGCCGTGCCCGTTGAGCGCCGCGCCGGAGAACAAATTCAGAACCATTGCCACAGCACGCCGGGCGTTGGCGCTGTCCGTCTGATGTATGTATgtggggtggtggagggCCCGTCTCCAGAGCACAGCGCGCGCAGAAGGCGAGGAAcaaaggcgaaaaaaaaataagcGAACGGCGCACGACTAAAAAAGAgcacgaagaagaaaaaacacaaagagaaaaatgTAGGGCACACAGgcatgcacacacccacacacacacgtgcgcaaggggctgggggaggggaggcgagggcTCTATCGTCAGCACCAACTAaacctccttctctcccttgtcTATCTAttttttgtgtgcgtgtatttATGCGGCTGTGTCACTCTCTCGATTCGCTCTCCTCACTGTCCTGGGTGCTACGGACGATCTACTCTGCTCTTTCCTTCTGTTTTCCTTTAGTGAGAGGCGAAACGGATACACCTGAGGAGAGCCCCCAGCTGAGACGTTTTTGTGGAAAGGGGTGCCCTGCGTGCGTCGTGCCAGAGATCGAAGTTGCAGTCGAACCCGGGCAATCCCAAATGACAAGAGAAACCAAAAGGGGAGAGACGACGACAGGCACCCGACACATCCGCCTACAAGGGGACCACACCTATTCACTTttgttgtgcgtgtgcgggtgtttgtgtgtggatACCAATGATTGGGCAGTGGTGAGATCGTAAGAGTCGTCGACTTCGCCTTCAACGTGTGCTGCATGCACACCTGtgatgagggagaggaagagaggagaggagacgCAGGTGAAAATATGATGGCCGGTAgccatagagagagagagagagagaaaaaaaagccgGATATAGTGACGgaaaaggggtgggggagggaaaaagacATCTCCAGCAACGGAAGACAGCCTCTGATTACTGaattccccccccccttcgctTTGCGTAGAGAGCAACGCGAGTCGTAGAGCATCCTTGTCTGGGCCTTCCTTGACCGCTACTGGACCCAACAGGCAGATGGCGTCGACGCTAGTGATGCAGCTTTTCCTGTGCGTGCTGCATGAACACTGCTACTTTTGTCACTTTTACCCCTGTCGTTACACACGTGCTCTGTGGCCCATGTGGTACCGCACACATACCTGCACAATGAAGCAGAGAAAGCTCGCTGGTGCTCTCCATTATTCTTCTCTCCGTGACCTGTGGAAAAACGCTTCATCACAGGCGGGAGTTTGGGCGGCTCACCGCTGTGGCGGGCCGTGTGAAACAAATCGAGAAAGTGCCACTATTGAGGTGATTCGAAACGAAAGGCtggaaggaggagaaaaaaggggacaAAAATGTAAGACAAAATCACAATAGGTGGCGAAGAGGCGGCTCCAAAGGAAGAACAATAGTGGGCAACGCACGCAGGAGGTGGGTGCGGCGGTGTGCGATGTGCCAGGAAGCACAGTAGTATACATGCATACGTGAGTCGTCATCACTTGCGCTTTGGTCGgcgcgtcgtcggcgccgcctcGGCGAATTCCAGATGCCGGCGAAAGGCTGGTGGTACGGTACGACAGGGCGACTGGTTCACCTCTCGAAGCGCAACTGTGCTGcggtcggcggcggcgtgcagcCTGTCGTAGGCGAGTCCCCGCTGTGGCGCTACGACAGCTTGTACGGCGCCTTGAGGTCGTTTCGGGTAAGTGTCCATCCTACCGAAGGTGGACGCAGAAAGTCCCGGGCGCAGCCTCCACAACTGCATCGACGTCGGCcgtgcggcagtggcagcttTGGCAGAAGTACCCTTCATCTCATGTGCAGAGGCGCCACTAAAAGGAAGCGACGAAGCAGCTGATGACGGCCCCGCCGCACTGGCGCGTAGCGCCGCCTGACGGAAGGGGACCGGCAACACGGCCACGCCCCCACGATAGGACCCGGTAGGCACTTCGgtcgctttcctcttttctacCGCAGCGAACCCGCTGGCGTagctgtgcagctgccccAGAATTCTCTTTATCGTCCGCTGTGCCGTCAGCGACAAGTCCGtgggtgccgcagcaccggcagAACTTGACCCCTCCTCATTCAGGAAGCTCTCCAACGCGTCCAGCAGCGGGGTCGGTGGGGATGCGTCCTCTTCCGTCAACGACGAGAATGAAGTGGCCGTGTCGACTTTGTTCGCCTGAATGTCGCCGTCGGTGCGCACTGGCGCGCCACACATGGGCGACTCATCATTtggtggagggagagtgcTCGCCACCGACGACCGCCGCACGGAAGACGCCGTGGAAAGTcgtgcaggtgcgccgctTTTCGGAGAGGTCCGCCGTGTAGGAGGCTCCTGTACCAGAGGGCTACCCGTAAAACCTGGCATTCGACGAAAGCCAGACCGAAGGGTAGTTCGCACGGAGGGCTCTCCTAAAATGGAGTGCAGAATAGTGGGATCGGTCGGCGAGAGCGGAGGGGGTCCGCTGTTGACGACAAAACCGCCATACGGCGGGTACGACGGTGACCAGAAGATCGATTCCGTGGGACCTGGAGGCAGGTTTCCCTGCGATTGCCAGGGGGAGCGCGAGGGTACAGCGGGCAGGGCAACAGTGGTGTCTCGCTGCCCATCACAGACGGCGGCATGCCCATCGGCTGATCCATCCTtcgaggcagcagcagcagcgtggcgtAGCAGCTCACGCACATCTACGCACACTGTGCTGATGGCCGGTGGTGTAGCAAGTGAGGTCGGAGTGGCGTTCGCACTGGTAGAAGCAGCAGGCAGCCGATAAGACGGAACAGATGCGTCACACCGTTTCATGGATCAGTCGAGTAGGAACTAAGGtaaggaaaggaggaggggtgcagTCACAGACTTAGCAGGGTTGGGCGCAAAACAGGAGCAGCTGCCCGTGTTGCTTTGTGCGCTCGAAAGCGTTTGTAGGTGAGTAGGATTCAACATGTGGTTTCCATCAGATGGCTGTCCTGCTCGCGATGAGACGAGTCTACATAGAATAGAGAggcgaaagggggggggggggcaaggaAAGCAAGAAGAGTGAGGGAGGCATGATGTGCGCTAACCCTGTGTGCCAGAAAGACAtagcacgcacgcacgcacacaaacatgtgcgcacaaagaggagaagaaaatgtGTTTGAGGCAGACGCATGAGCCAACATCTGGCATGCAACAAGCAGGCTGGAAGTGGGCACATGACCTTTGGTTTCTTCcgttgttttttttcccgaGGCGCCTTCCAAGGAGAAAAGTCGCGCGCCAGTCAGCGATAGGTAAGCTCCTCTGCttggggagaagggggtgcaCTCTTTGAGAGATGAAGAATGAGCTGCGATCTCCCTCCACGAAAGAGCaacgaacacacacacacacacacaaaggaaaaaaagcaGCAACGAGAACTTATTTACATCTCACATAAGAACGTCAGACAGGCTTCACGGCACAGCGCAGAGGAAAATGGAAACGCTCCTAAAGAGGAACcacaaagaggagggggagaagcgagTTGTACACCGaaagggcagagaagagatgAAGCGGCGGACCTCCCCTTCGGCCAGGGTTGCTAAAGCATTAACAGACGTGAGGAGAGCAGGTAAGAGTAGAGCAACAACATCACACGACTTGCCTATACACACGTAACCCTCGGAGCACACCGCTGACGACAAACGAGTGCACGGAGAACTCAAACGGCAAGCACAAGGCGGTGGCCTAACAAAGGCGCAATCATTCAGCGGCTCACCTTCCCCATTCTTCAGTCGCccattttctctcctctAGACTTGCACGACGCTCGCACGGTCTAGCGGTGGTATGCCCACCGCACAACAGCGGCGCTCGTACTCCTCGACTATGGCGTGcatcttcttctccagcCGGCGCATCTCGAAGTGCAGGTCCTTGATGGTCTGATTCTTCTTCTGCACCTCCATATCAATCTCGTCTGAGATGAGCTCCATTGCGGCTGGCTCCAGGTTCATGGCGCGCAGAACGCCCTCCAGCTGTGCGTCGCGCTGTTCCAGCCGCGCGTGCGCCTCGATCAGgtcctgctgcagcgagtTGTTGCGCTCGGCTACGACATCCATCGCCTCCCGCAAGGCGAACTCGAACTTCGTGCGCAGGTCCTCGCGCTCGTCGTAGACACTCTTGTACTGATCCTCCAGCATCTCCTTCTCCTGTCGCAGCGTGCATAGCTGTTGCTGAAGCACCTTGTATCGGCTACGGGAGCTACGCAGGTTTTGCTTATCCTgaatgtgctgctgcttcttgaATTGAAGccccgccacctccgcctctaACTGCtccagcggtgctgcgaggTTCTCGTTCTCCTTCTCAATCTCCAACATCAGTCCCTCGTTGTGCTCGTCGTTTTGTCTCATGGTGGCGATCTCGTCCTTGAGGGACTGAATGATTTCAAGGTTGTTGCGCGTGATGTTGTTGTAGTAAGTCTTCATCTCATTAAACTTGTCCTCGTGCTGCTGGATAAGATGGTTGATGTGGAGGTGGTATCGCTCCTCCGCATCCTGAACCTCGGCCCGGCGCCGAAGCTCCAAGT belongs to Leishmania braziliensis MHOM/BR/75/M2904 complete genome, chromosome 36 and includes:
- a CDS encoding putative T-lymphocyte triggering factor, producing the protein MPPKTGAAAAGRRQKDKDKKGGAGAADPVEELRNMEGIHEVLAKAQQLRNYFQAERDKVNSMWDITKKELENKQFGLQNAESELEELEREHQVEMKVYQQKVRHLLYDQKVAVKQLRDESDAVLRQAEAAHRQRMHQLEVERQQRMAGMQSARETQESRIVDQRDGHQYMLTVTKRRNHEKELARLQASYEAKLSTLHEDLELRRRAEVQDAEERYHLHINHLIQQHEDKFNEMKTYYNNITRNNLEIIQSLKDEIATMRQNDEHNEGLMLEIEKENENLAAPLEQLEAEVAGLQFKKQQHIQDKQNLRSSRSRYKVLQQQLCTLRQEKEMLEDQYKSVYDEREDLRTKFEFALREAMDVVAERNNSLQQDLIEAHARLEQRDAQLEGVLRAMNLEPAAMELISDEIDMEVQKKNQTIKDLHFEMRRLEKKMHAIVEEYERRCCAVGIPPLDRASVVQV